The DNA segment GGGCGAGGGGAGGAGACAATGTTGCCAGCCTCTCGCTTCCTCTCTTCTCCGGCCGCGCGCCCTCGCTTGCCCAGCCTGAAGGAGCGGCGGCGCGCAGTGCAGCGGCTGAGCCTCCGGAGGAGCGAGGAGCTGAGCCAAGCTTCCCCCTGTTGCCGCCTCGTCCCCGCCGTTTACACTTCGGTCAGGTTGCTTTTCGTTTCCCGCGGCTTTGTTCCAGTTGCGGTTGTTTTTGTCGAGTTGCAGGTCCGAGGGAGGAACGGGGGCGGCGGGGGTGTCCCTGGTGCTCTTTTGagcctgggtggttttcttgaagacgtttcgtatTCAAACTGGATAACATTATCAGTGGTAGCATTGGCTAGATTTAAATTCAGTGACTGCAAGTTTACTCATGTTTGTTAGAAAATGCAATGAAAGTTTTACTTTTGAGTGGAAAGAGATACAACTGCAGGAATAAATGCAGCTTTCAGTTTTAAACCTTTAGAAGTAGTTAATGGATCAATAAAACATCTAACAGCAGGAAAACAACAATCTGAAGATCGGAGGGTACAACCAGTATATTTTAATATGCTGAACAAAGCAGcgttttaaaagaaatttaacatCCTCTCCAAACTAAAGGAAAAAAGACCCCTGGGAATGTTTTAAATAATGGACAGAATCACACAGGCAGAGATGATTTTTCAGGTATTTTGTTCTACAAAAAACATTGAAGGCCTGCCGCGGTTTTGAAACAAGTCCAGTGAATTTtcgccacatttttctatctgaaCTTTCTGGATATTCTAAAAGAGCAGTTCTGCATTGACTGGGACCTTAAATTAGAAAAGCACCCAGGAAAGTAGTCTATCTCTTTAATGTTGATTGGGAAAATACATCTTTAATCTATTGGAAGTAGGAAGCCACCCAGGAAAATAATTGAAAAGTGGATATgtgctttcaaaaaaaaatcaggaaattgGGAAAGAGAATTTGATCACAGTTTGAATCAATTTAGGATGCTATGAAATTTGTTGTGGGTCTGGTAGCAGTTTGGTAGCATTTTTTTGTAACATGCTTGGGATTAGAAATCATGCTGGAGTCTTCTAAACATGATTGCAACCTAAAGAACATCATTCTGCTCTTTGTCTTTTCCCTGTCCTGCAGACATTCATTAACATAACCATATAGCatgctctttttttccttccttttcttccctccctctctcatacacacactacTTTCACTTGTTCAGGAAATCAGCAATCCTGtacattatagaataaaatagaatagaatttttattggccaagtgtgattggacatacaaggaatttgtcttggtgcatatgctgtcagtgtacatgaaagaaaagatactttcatcaaggtacaacatttacaacacaattgatgatcaatatatcaatataaatcataaggattgccagcaacaagttatagtcatacagtcataagtggaaagagattggttatTGGATGTATGCTGTGAGGTGAACAAGGAGGAAAGCCAAATATAATTCTTTAAATCGCTATTTCCGCAAatggtaccctgtttcccccaaaataagacattccctgataataagcccaatcgggcttttgagcacatggcaataaggccaagtgcttatttcagggttcgaaaaaatataagacagggtcttgtttttggggaaacacagtagctcTCTGCATATGTTGCACTGTTATTTTAAATACGATTTTTAGCCTGAGAGTATAAAACCCATTATCTTATGAACCTAGACAAAGGTTTTAAAAGGAATGTCAATAATTTACGTGTAGTTTTTGAATATGTCAAGCAGTACAAAGGTTATCTGGACCATGGAAAATTCCTCCAGCTCCTCTAGAAAtgaagattgcgatgatccagagttACAGTGGGATCGCGTGATGACTGAAAAAGACTGGCTAAATTGCTGGGAAACAAACAATATTGGATTTCATAAAAAGGAAGTAAATCCGTAAGTATTCTGCTAGCCAAGGAATCCTCATGACTTTCAGCCTGAtgtcagtttaaaaaaaacattgccaCTTTGCAAAATGTGTGAAATTCACAGCATAGCTGCCTAGGGGCAAATGACCTCTTTTGAAATGCCAATTTATATTTTGCCATCTTTGCTTTTGACTGAGCTGCAGTCATCAATTAAGTTTATTGAGCCTTTTTGGCCTTGGAGATATTCTTGAAATAAAAATGATACTgtaacttgtattttttttctttagcatgTTCGCTTctgtttattacatttttatacagtggtacctcagtacttcatcattaattggttctggaAGATGCAATGAGTACTAAAAACTATAAATACCAAACATTTGTTTCCATAAGGAATAATATACTGAGTTCCTAGTTAGCCAACACCAACAGATTCTAGCTTGTTCATTGAGTACTCAACAAATGATGAGTTAGGGGGACAAGATGCTCATTCAAAATGCATTGTGTATTAAATTcagtgagtttcaaagcagttgagtaccaaggtaccgctATATGCAGTATAGAAGAGTCTAGAGACGTCCCTGAGCAACACCTTGGTATATGGTACTAGTATACTAGGGcagattcccctcccccctttcccccccccctctttctataTCTCTCTCCATGTCATGATCACAAAAGACTTATCTATACTCATAGCCATGGAAATATATTTTGAGGACTATTAATTCAGGATAGTTAATTATTTTGCTTTGCGGAATCATAGGGTGAATTCTAGTTCACTTATAGAaagaggtattattattatttacatgaaTAATCCATAGTTAGATTCACAATCTAAGATTGGTAGAAATAATTCTAGTCCTAAGCAAGGACCTAAGAATTCTTAAGGCAGCATCTAAGAATATAGACAGTTCCAAGCAGGATAGGTgagttttttggtttgtttgttttttgtaaaattaTATGTTCAGGTCTAATAAATTGAATATTTCCAGATATCAAGGAAATCCTTTAGTATTGTTCCAAGGGTTCCAATCATAATTACTATAACAATGGATTTCTTTTTCTCTAAGCATTTAGCTTTGATCTGCAAGTTctgatatattttgtatttttttccaattgtttttccTCAATCCTAGCATGTTTGGGAATAGTAATATCAATGAACcagactttcttcttttcaacagctcTTATAAAAAGCCTATTATGAACAAGATGCCTTTTAGTTTGGATCTTAAAATCCCATAAAATCTTAACCTCGTCATTTTCCAAACCTTCTGAACTTGATAATCCTAATAATTTTAACATATTCCAATCCAAAAGTTTCCAATGAATAATTCTGGCAACTACTAAATCACAATGCTGTTTACAGTCTGTGAATTTGGCTTCAGCCCACCAATCAAATAGTCAATTTTTTCAACCTTTTAACTACAAATGTGACATGTGGTGTTGTTGTTACATATTGAATTTTCCCCTTCATGCCAATTAGTTGGCAGCGCTTGTTCTTGAGCTGATTAAataaagccttcagtttctttctttaagACTCTTGATCTTAACCGACTCCATGtgggttttttaatcatttttttgcttctataTACTTCAAGTATTGACTATACATTTGCTTGTTCTTCCAATTAACAAATTGcaattgtttcttttctatattcAGCCTTCACCTTTGTTGCTTTCAAGAACTTTCCTTGGTTGGCTACTTTCAGTAAAGGTGTTTAGCTTTTCTTAATATAGTTCATCAGGTTGTGCTGAAGAAAGCTCAGTATTTGAATTggtattttataaattattaagGTTCTATAAGAATCTGAGTGTGAAGATCAGTTTActatatgttcttttttaaaaataacattttgttttctcttttttgttccaGATTCCTCAAGAAATACTTGGATATCTTTGTCAATGGCAGGAAGgaattaagaatattttttccactttgtgGGAAAGCTGTTGAAATGAAATGGTAAATGAGTTGTCAGATCATTTCAGTTTTATGTAGATTTCACTTATATCACTTCATggatataaacaaataacaacTAATAAAACACGGAGAAAAAGATTGGGTAATTTTGCTGAGTCCCTCATGTATTTTCAGCCGTGTGATTTTCCCCTTCACTAGGCAAACTTAAGCCCTGTACAATAGTACCTTGAAACTCATCAAAATTGGTACATAGTGCATTTTAACATGATAATTTTGTCCCTTTATtcattgtttggtactcaatgcacaagttagaacttgttggtgtcaactgtgactcactacattattccttacgggaaaaaatttttttggtgCTCATCATATTTGGTTCTCATTATGCCTTCTGGAATCAATTGATGATGAGTACTGAGATACTTCTGTTTTTCAAAATCTTCACCTTGCTAAGTCATTCTTCTCAAACTGAGAAATGAGCCAGCTTTCTTCAACCTACCATTCTTTAAAGCTTTGGACGTTAGCATCTATCATCCATAAACATGGACACATGGAGCTGgaatccaaaacatctgaaggctGTCTGGTTGTGAATATGGATTAGGATTTAAACAATTTAATCGtaaatccaatttaaaatgtCTTCCTTTATAGCTTGATCAATTTATTGAGACAAGCCATTGTCTGTTAAAACAAGCAGAAGCTGTGCAGAGACCAGTTAGACCCCTTACAGAGGCGTTGGctgataaatttgataaataaataaaataaataaataagtgacagCGAGTCAATACAGAGTTGTGATTAGAATAGTCTAAGGCTGAAAAACATGTGACTGTCCACATATTGCTTAATtatgcaggaagtcctcaacttacaaccagtgaTTTAGTGAtgttctaagttacaatggcactgaaaacagtgacattTGAATGtctttcacacttgtgaccattgcagcatccccatgatcacatgatcaaaattcagctgcttcacAAGTGGCATGTATTTTTTCCGGTTTAAATGTCCCAGtgtcatgtggtccccttttgcaaccttctgagagtcaaaagtcaatggggaagccagattcacttaacaatgttgctcacttaacaattgcagtgattcagttaactatgtcaaggaaggtcgtaaaatgggtcaaaattcacttaacaactgttctacttaacaatggaaattttggactcaattgtggttgtatgtcgaggacaacctgtagttCCTAAGCTCCTAAGCCTAATATCCCAACAACATCTGCAGGGGTAATTGCTCCCTGCTCCTAGaataatcaataaaatatgaAAGTTTTATGTTTGAACAAAGTGTGGGACGGGGGAGGAATCTCATTCATTATATAAGTCCATTGATGGTTTATGATGCCATTTTTTGTCAAACGTTCCCAGTTTATCAAGGATCCACCATTTGAGTGAATTTAATCAATGtggaaataaacttttaaaatgtaaattaataatctGGACCAGATTTACATTCAAAACAGGTGCTGTAGTCCTCCACGCAGCTACATCTTCATATTCTAATTTTATTACATAgctattggggaaaaaatgggaaggaagggacCCTATGCTTTTAACTTAATGGGAAAAAAATCCCCATGATATTTAGCAGGTTAAAAAGTCTTACAAAAAGTAGAGAAGCAAAGTAGGACAAAGCATTCAGTGCTGCTGCTTACCATTCTATTGCCTTGTGCTTCAGTTTCTTCAGTCCAAAGttttatttgctttaaaaataatagaaCTTTCCACAGACAATATCCTGATTTTTATAATATACAGTTGCCCACTAACACAAAGAGAACTTTGATCTGTCTtcttttattgtaaaaaaaaacaaaacacctcagACAGTAACAAATGAATAAACGTGGCATGTTTTATTGTTCTGTGTAGGTTAGCTGACATGGGACACCATGTGGTTGGTGTGGAAATTAGTGAAAGAGCTTTGAAGGACTTTTTCATggaacaaaatatttcattttcagaaGAAATGGTTCCAGAAATCCCTGGAGCTAAATTATTGAAGGTATGTATTGAACCCTCTGTTTTCTTCGTAGAAATGTAATTATGTTTATTTGTGTAGCTTACCCTAAATGTTTTATCAGTGGCCCAAAGTAGGTATGTCTCTGTTTATTGATTTAAAATATGGATTCTTGCAAAACCTGAATTAAAATAACGACAATGAGGATTGGGCATCATTAAAATACATGTAATGAAGTAATGATATTAATTATCCCAAAAGAAGTATTCATAGCAGTAGGGTATTAATAATGAAAGTGGAATTTAAATCTATAATTGTTATTGAAAGAATAGAATGTCTTGATGATAGAAGGGAACTCCTTGATCAAAGCTGTAAAATTCATCCCTTTTGAACCACTTCTGAAGTTCCTTTATTTAAACTGAAATGTAAATAAACACCTTGCATGTTTAAGGCTAGATAGTTCACTATCCTTAAGCATTATATACaatatatgcatatacacatCATATCTATTAAAGCTCatcttaaatgaaaatgaaatgaaaaagcatgttattgcttttattatgtCAGTACTGAATTATTTTAATGCTTAATTATGTTTTATGCCTGTAGAAACAGTATAGCATTGGCACTAAGAAAATAcaactaataataaaataagatagaATGTTTAGATGTTAAAAATGTTAGTTACATTTTTGttgctttatctttttttaaaaaaacaaaccatttatttttcattgtaGTGCACATCTCTGAATATTTCTCTCTACTGTTGCAATCTGTATGATTTAACCAGGTAAGAAGAAATTAATACTGAGTCTTTCCACACATTTAACATGTTTGATAGCTTTCAACTCTACCTGCTAGGCATCTATGGGAAATCTTACTCTGACTCAGGTGTGTATATGATGGGTAGAGAGCTTTTCATGCCATGAAAATAGACATTGGCTGAGCTCACACATCCTGCTAATATTTGATAAatgggctagatcaggggtctccaatcttgccaactttaagcctggaggacttcaactcccagaatcccagaattctgggagttgaagtcttccagtcttaaagttgccaaggttggagacccctgggctagattatatataaaacaaagcCAGGGATCTATCATTTTAAGCACTGAGCACTATGacataatacaggtagccctcaacttatgaccacaattgggcccaaaatttatgttgctaagtgaaacatttgttaagtgaattttgccccattttactacagTTACTACTAATAACTTgctatagttattaagtgaatcactgcagttattcagTTAGTAACCTAGTTGTGAAGTtactctgacttccccattgactttgcttgtgaaacagttgtaaaaagtgatcgcatgaccccaggacattgcaatcgtcataaataagagtcagtttgccaagtttttgaattttgatcatgtgaccatggggatgctgcaacggttgtaagtgtgaaaaattgtcataaatcacttttttcagtgctgttgtaactttgagcagtcgctaaaggaactgttgtaagtcgaggactgcctgttttGTGTAATGGTGCAGGTCTCTGAATTCATTTTAAAACTCACTAGTTCATCAAATCTCCTGATACTTTGTTACTTGTGTCATAAGGTCTCATGCGAGAATATTGACATTTCATAAGATCTAGTGATCTTAGCAAAGTTTGGGGATTTGTGACAAAACTTAGTGAGGACTTCCTGGATGCCAGTTAGGGGTTTTGTAAGTGCTATGGCATACGTCATAATGTGTTTTGGTTCACAAATGATCCTAAGTCAGAATGAATGCATCATATTGTAGCGTAGCATTATGTGCAAATGAAGCAATTATATCAATTCATTTTCTGATTCTTGGATCATATCAAGCATATTGCAGTAAAATACATTCTCCCT comes from the Ahaetulla prasina isolate Xishuangbanna chromosome 3, ASM2864084v1, whole genome shotgun sequence genome and includes:
- the TPMT gene encoding thiopurine S-methyltransferase isoform X2, whose product is MENSSSSSRNEDCDDPELQWDRVMTEKDWLNCWETNNIGFHKKEVNPFLKKYLDIFVNGRKELRIFFPLCGKAVEMKWLADMGHHVVGVEISERALKDFFMEQNISFSEEMVPEIPGAKLLKCTSLNISLYCCNLYDLTSSVTGHFDGIWDRGSLVAVNPSERERYAQLILSLMNRMCRCLLITLLYDARKHKGPPFYVDDTEVKSLFVIPNSRGRCSSPFQSRRASAV
- the TPMT gene encoding thiopurine S-methyltransferase isoform X3; this encodes MENSSSSSRNEDCDDPELQWDRVMTEKDWLNCWETNNIGFHKKEVNPFLKKYLDIFVNGRKELRIFFPLCGKAVEMKWLADMGHHVVGVEISERALKDFFMEQNISFSEEMVPEIPGAKLLKCTSLNISLYCCNLYDLTSSVTGHFDGIWDRGSLVAVNPSERERYAQLILSLMNRMCRCLLITLLYDARKHKGPPFYVDDTEVKSLFETKIIRFLESTDCSLRC
- the TPMT gene encoding thiopurine S-methyltransferase isoform X1 is translated as MENSSSSSRNEDCDDPELQWDRVMTEKDWLNCWETNNIGFHKKEVNPFLKKYLDIFVNGRKELRIFFPLCGKAVEMKWLADMGHHVVGVEISERALKDFFMEQNISFSEEMVPEIPGAKLLKCTSLNISLYCCNLYDLTSSVTGHFDGIWDRGSLVAVNPSERERYAQLILSLMNRMCRCLLITLLYDARKHKGPPFYVDDTEVKSLFGKDCDIQCLEKVHCLEERHKKWGLDYLWEVLYLIILKEPR